From the Hordeum vulgare subsp. vulgare chromosome 1H, MorexV3_pseudomolecules_assembly, whole genome shotgun sequence genome, the window AAGATTTGGTGTTTTAGACATTGATACTTTTGTCTATAAACTTGATCAGAGTTAAAGAAGTTGGGacattttgaagaaataatagaatttatatttagaaacaaaggGAATAGTAGCGACCACAAATCAAGCAGCCAGATTATTCGCAACGAAAAAATAAATCAAACAGCGATATACAAGAAGACTATAAATTCCTACGACACATGCAAGAGTTACATTATTAACGAAAAACCCGGGTAATGGTACCATTGCCTACTTTTGATTAAGACCACCTTACCGTCACCCATTATTGAGGGACAGAGCGCATATGTGTTCCAAATCCTATTTCTATTTTAATCACCTCCAGGCTGTAGGTCATACGCCGCAACAGCGTCATGTTTTCAACTTAAGTGGTGACTGGTGATGTGACCATATTTTTCTTTCAATATGCATGACTCTGCATCAGATCCGAGTCAGGCACCCTGTTTTTCTACTCTATCCACGTACTTGAGCTAGCCGAACGTCACCATTAGCTAGCGCACTAATCAATAATCATCTGTACTACAGATATATTAGTGCCGAGTGCAGACAAACGTCTCCAAATCATTGCAGTAATGTAATGGAATCATAAATTCCGAATGACAGAAGCATCCATAAATTAGTGATGAGAAGAAACAAAAGATGTACCATGTCACAGGTAATATAATCATACTTAAACAACACCAAGAAGAACAAACAAGTCTGTCTAGTGTTCTCAATCCGTTGGTTAGGGAGCTGGGCGGATTATATTAGAGAAACAAAACCGAGGGCAGGGTAGAACCGTCATTCCATGCTATCAATGTCGGCTTTCAATAACGAGCCGTCCTAATCGCGTGGTGTCGGTTCGGGTTATATAAAAACAGAGGCCCTCTCCAGGTTCGCCACACCACGCTATCCTCTGCTCTACTCCCACAGTTGTTTCTCCCGCGACATGTTCGTTTTCTCCTTCGCAATCGCATCCATGGAGctagccgcttcagcttcggtaTCCGTCTGCTCGGCGTACCACCACCTTTCAACGCCGGCTGAGGCCAACGACGACAGCACGCGGTCCGAACCGCAGCTGCGGCGTCGGAGGAAACAGGCCGGCGGCAATGGCTTCGGCGGGCTCCGGTCCCGGTGCCATGCTGTTCTGAAGCAGCAGAGGACGAGGCTGTACATCCTCCGGCGATGCGTCTCGATGCTCCTGTGCTGGAACGAGCACGACATGTCCGACTGAGCTCACACGAAGGCCTGGTGGTTTTTTGTGCGGGCTGGGTCAGGGCCGGGCCTGTAGGTCGGTTCGGTCTGTAGGAAGGAATGGTAGTGTTTGGTGTACAGTATTCCGTACTGGTTCatctttttttctgaaaaaaatgaCATGAGTTTTTTTTAATCTGATGATGTGTAAGTGAATGAGAAATGTAATTGACATGTAATGTGCTTACCGGTACAACTTCTGGTTATGGATAACTGGTTATCTTCACGGCCTTGCTTACCCGTACAACTTCTGGTTATGGATAACTGGTTATAGAAATGTAGGAATTCAGAAGGATATGAATTTTGTAGGAAATTTTGTTTGGACCCCGTGATGTGTAGGATggattactattgttgttgtataGGATAGGAATCAATCATTcacattcaaaaaaaaaaacctaGACGtaataaaaaaatcaaatgacatctattttcctaaTTCTATCATATACCCCTCGGTCTCAAAttttttgtcttagatttgtctaaatatgaatgtatctagtcatgttatAGTATTTctatacattcatttctagacaaacctaagacaaaaaAATTGGAAGGGAGGGAGTACTATATGACTAATCTTTCTAGGATTGGAGCCCTCAGAATcaattggggtctccaattaaaatttgatcattcaattttgactcaacaatttctcaaatTCTTTCATTTAATTTTGTATACAATACACTATGCTCCTTAATTTTTAAATCTTCACAATTTTTTAGGCTTTAATTTATACTTTGGTCATTTGATTTTGACcgggtcaacaatttctcaaacTCTTTCATTTAATTTTTATACAATACATTGTACACCCTAATTTTTAAATCTTCACAATTTTTTAGGATTTAATTTAGACTTTCGTCATTTTATTTTGACagggtcaacaatttctcaaagAACTCTcctatttaattattttaattctCTGTGCTCCATAATTTCAAAGCTCATTCAATAATTTCAAAGCTTTTCATTCAACTGAGGTATTCAATTTTGGATTTGGTTTACGATTTTGATCAGGCCAAGGATTTTCCAAATCAATCAACAACAGTTGGTCTATAAGAACATGTGAACCCCTCGCAGATTCCTATCACCCATACAAAAACGTCATCATGTGAGACTATAGCATGAATATAGTATATGCAATCAAGGATGAAAAAATACCTCATTATAAACATGGGTTAATTAGCGGATAATTGCTacatccattttacatcatgttttgttactgttatttatagtgttttatgcattttgccacttgcTGGAGTTATTCTAGTGGTTTTTCTCTCATAatgtgcaaggtttacatcaagtgggcgaATGCCACCATATGGAATCTGGACCTGAAAAGGCTTTGTCACAGATACTTATTGTGGacatctccaattgggctaaaaatttacagagatttattttataaaaaataaaaaatactggaatgAGGAAGTGTCAGAGGGGGCCACCAAgcggccactagacaccagggcgcgcgagGCACCCCTGGTGCGGCCTCATGTCTAGCgggccacctggcccacctctgATGCCCATCTTCTAATATAAATTCTCCTTGGCCCAAAAAAATCATGAGAGGACTTTTGGGACAAAGCGTCGCCGTGTCGACGGAGAacgtgggcaggagcacttttttcCTCCGGCGAAGCGATTCCgcgggaggaacttccctcccggagggggtaaTCGaggctatcgtcatcaccaacaaccctctcatcttggggaggctaatcttcatcaacatcttcatcaccaccatctcctatcaaaaccctagttcatctcttgtactcaatcttgtaccggaacctcggattggtacctggggtgtgtctggtagtgttgattacatcttgcagTTGAtgatttatggtttatttggtagaacatcatatgttcagattcattatgctatataatacctctctaatcatgaacatgtttatcacgtgtgagtagttacttttattcttgaggccacgggataaatcatgttgcgagtagtcatgtgaagttgatattcattcgatattttgatgatatgaatgttgtgatccccttagtggtgttatgtgaaagtcgactacatagcacttcaccatatcttgggcctaagggaattcattgtggagtagtaactagagggtgggttgcgagagtgacagaaacttaaatccCCACTCTATGCACTacttcttaaggggctgatttggctccctatgtttaatgctatggttagaatttattcttaatagttTTCTCgcggttgcggatgcttgtgggagggttaatcataagtggtaggtTTTTTCAAGCaataacaacacccaagcacctttccacccacatatcaaatcatcaaaataccgaacgcgaattaacccaacatgacgaaagttactagatgaaattctcgtgtgccctcaagaacgctttgcctattataagaaattgttctggcctatcctttgccacaaaaggattgggctaccttggtgGACCTCTTGTTACTATCTCTACTTATCACTTGTTACAACTatattgctatcaaacaacttgttacaactatttcagtgcttgcagaaattaccttgctgaaaactgcttgtcatttccatccgctcctcgttgggtttgacactcttacttatacaaaggactatgattgaacccctatacttgttcatcaagactcttttctagcaccgtcgccggggagtgaagcgcccttGGTAagaggaatttggtaagggagaatttatattacgtgctaaaatttactgttacttgttactatggaaagtaatcctttgaggggcttgttaggGGTCTCTTCACCATCACCGGAAACATAGAGACTTGTACCTCAACCTGCTGAATCCATTGAAAGTgtttactatgaaattccttcgggtatgatagagaaactgctagctaatccttatgcaggagatggaacaaaacatccctaTATGCACCTAATTTATGTGGATGAATTTTTTGGATTATTTAAGATTGCACGCTTATCTAGAGATAAagttaagaagaaggttttccctttatctttgtggGGAgggagcattgacatggtataggctttgATGATACACGATCTTTgaactggaatcgattgcaattggagtttcaccaaaaaattatcctatgcatcttgttcatcgtgatctgaattttatctataatttttggcgtcGTGAAGGAggaagtatcgctctagcttgttAGAGgatgaagtcaatgttatattcatgccccaatcatgagctctcgagagaaattattcttcagaatttttatgctcggctttctcgtaatgatcaaaccatgctcgatacttcttgctctggttcttttatgaagaagactattgaattcatgtgggatcttctggaaagaattagacacaactctgaagattgggagcttgatgaaggtaaagagtcaggtatgaaacctaagtttgattgtgttaaatcttttatgaatatcgatactttcaatgattttagcactaagtatggacttgaatctgagatagtagcctcattttgtgaaacctttgctgctcatgttgatctccctagagagaaatggtttaaatatcatccacctattaaataaaaaattgaaGAACCAATCAAAGTTTAAGCTGAAACtattatttacaatgttgacctacTTGTGCctaatgcttacattgagaaaccacctttccctgttaggataaaggaacatgctaaagcttcaattgtggttaatgaaagttatgttagaacaaccaaaccctgtgAAAAAGTCAAGGTAGAACCTAGAaccgctatggttaaagatctcttggtagaaaattttgatgggcatgttatttatttctgtaatgaagctgctagaatttccaaacctgatactaaagacaagaatagacctgttgttggcatgcctgtcgtttcgctatcatggtttatgttatatgggtgctagtgtcagTGCTATCCCTTGTATCTTATATcaacaaattatgcatgagatagcacccgctcAGATAGAAAGACATAGATAATACTATTAAacgtgctaatagagacaccatcacaccacttgggattgttagagatgtggaagtcttgtgtggaaaagtaaaataccctactgattttctagtacttggctcaccacaagatattttttgtcccataatatttggtagacccttccttaaaACTGTCAACGCTCAAATAGATTGAAAAAATGAAActgtcagtgttaattttgggggtacgttgatacgtctcaaatgtatcgactTGTCCAAACACTTTtgttattgttttggcctcattcttgcatgatttggacgaaactaacccggacggACACTGTTTTCAACAGAGCTgcatgtatggttttcttgtgtgaaggaaaatggatttttaggtgtcACGGAAAATTcctataaaaatagagaaaatacacgcACCAGGAAGAACCCTTGACCAGAAGATGGACCAGAGGGGGTCACTAGGCTTCCAAGCGACCTGGTGGCCcgacctgccccctggccgcacaaGGAGGCCacttgggtggggcccaccccctctagtgccctacattggctcctatttttacctgaGATGGAGAAACCCGAGAAGAGTAGTCGTTTTGCcaattctcgacgcggagccgccgccaccctcggttcttctccgggagagctaatatGGAGGCtgacttggcctccggagaggggaaatcgtcgtcatcggcatcaccatcaccactccatcacccttccatgacttcccctttcatgtgtgagtaattccgtgtcgtaggtgaaggggatggtaggtgtcgtgggtataagtctgacagtagatgtgtagggtacgaaaggatgggcagagccttagctacggcgaggttgtatgagttcaggcccctctacggtggaggtaaaagccctacgtctcagtgctcttggagcttgttgtcgagtggaatatagattacagtgaattgctaacccctgcaccaaatgggaagggcggcttatatagagtgcgctgcccttcacaatggttcggtgcacaggggtggagtagtggcgaataaatgcctacgttacaggtaatgtatgtcttaaatgctaataaaggtacatggaaacgtatgactgttgccctccaggggggttacgatgcacagagtggaatccagtcggtaagtttgatacgctccgaatgctcatctccgactggatgatggaggaatcgtcaccgactggatgatgggaagtccttaattcagtcggaactgactaagggccttatcctttatgaagggtagtccttggctaggactcatagggcaggcctatgaccctaccctaggactataaccccatcattagtccccgaatggattggggttggaatgacgaagtgatgcttggagtacggatctgactggtacggatgcgactttggcgttgtttgcctcgatccattttatcctctttgacCAGTGAtctgagtggatgtatttgtgaaacgaaccgtcagggaccgagtgcttccgtggtatcttttgacgtgaccagtcaactgacagcggcggattttccgagaTCCTCAAATCTCGGTTGCCACGCGCTCggtggggatgacgacatcgtaatcgagtagtatctgccgcctcgatttccgcaccttcatcttctccactaatatcgcagcaaccggtcgggggataagatttcggggccacccgctagtgacccagtcggaaccttacttaaacctctgcagcgagggtttttcgttgcattCGCCTGATAGcttgcacttgccccgcttctctcgccacctcctgcgcatctcaaactcctcatttctccttcttcctggcggatctgcagcctccaccatgacaaaggggtagactagcaagctcgaggcgcggaagaagaaggggaaggcggcggctcctgctcagcggcggcagcgagcgctaccggcgggttggatccaaggggatttcctcccctccacggtgacggagaggGACTTGCTAGAGTTGGTGGAGCACAGCATGATcgcgcacaagacgtggaggttgccggcggagggcgagaccgagccggtgccccgggagggggagcgcgtcttgctgctcagccacgtgcaccgaagcttctctctgcctcctcatcccttcttcaaaggtataatgaaccacttcggggcgcagctccaccattttcctcccaacgcaatagctcatctctctgccttcgtcgtgctgtgtgagtgtttcatcggctgtcctccccattgggggcttttcaaacacatcttctctgctagatttcaaaccatcaaacgacttcaccagtcggataacaaaactcacctcctccagctctgcggaggcttaggcttccaaaataaaagtaaaagtagctatccgctcttcagttgtctgaatctgttaggaactggcagtcgacttggttctactgccaggacgttgcttgcccgaatgctgcaactggactgcctccttttagcttagaccgaccggccccgcctaggcagctcgcgctcacgaaggcggagaagacccagatccagcctctggtcgatgcgcttgtagaggtcgtccgaaggggagtcaccggcatagatttgctggaggtttttctgggtcggcgtatccagcctctgcaagctcgacaccacgccatgtggcactacacggggcctaaggactccactcggactaacgtcgagtgtgtgcccggggagatggtggcgtcgtgggtcctcaatatCACAGGCTCCTACGATAACCCCAGaggggcccggcgagtgaagcccttccgcgcggacaaccctcctccgaatgaggtgagtacaacttgtcgagtgcacacaattgtcttagatttatcgctttcttgaatcactgtctgacgtctgatgttgtcgactgtatctcgtgcaggcgtggaccaactggttttctcctgtctcgaacgggaattcggccgaggaagaggaaggtagccaggagggcagcgtggagagcgtcgagtatgtctccgacagtggggagacggaggagtccgaagaagaagaggaggaagatgaggaacagaactcgccacccccaccgccagagcctcgaactaaatgTTGTCtcgaacccgtggctccgtcggctcctccagcatcctcaagtgccccgccagctgctcctgtggttccgagcgcctcgCCAGccgctcccgtggttccgagtgctcggagcacaaagaggaccagggactctgctgttgagcccgcgggccagccctctaaggtggccaaaccgagtggatctaagcctcggaaggctttgccgcggatgagggtcacagttcctgtcacctcaacgtaagtgcattgttcttctatcttcttccagtatttgattgaactcatgcttattggccgAATGAATTTTActtgacagagctgccacctccgccacctctccgccacgccagggggatgatcccatggacatggacaatgttgtcacatcccagccaggtgcgtcgtggcgattccgagagctttacattattgcatcacgaattctgtctttggtcttgccttttcctGTGGCCTcatgccgttcggtcgggtttcccccagaggtgatttatgtggaggagggcgaccataggaggtccgagcaagctgcagtgcctgtccttgaggctgttccaccggtttctactcccaccatggacgcgctgccgactgaaacggcgcatatcgctgctgaaccgaccggagcaggacttgggatgcccaaggagcctcctgtggtgccaggtccgtcgactgtctaGTACGACGTCCAacgcctcccagaagatcaggtgggagctgccaagggggccatggtgcaggcggagctgatggcgggtgatgccaagagagcgtacgactccattgcgtctgtgtacaagcgaagcttggaactctgggacgatatccgagtaagtgggctagtaagtatttactttcctcttgtaacccactgggtgtttaagcaatatactcggatacagtatgattattttgcagtgggttcactcttagtgaacccagtgggtgtagtccccgggacttctatcgagtgcttgcaccaacagttgtctttatattcattttctttaacttgagcaGATTGGAACTAATCTGTTCaagtgttaccggtgggggcactccgagtgcacctactggatgagtccccgagagtgatTTTACTCAGGTGGGGTAGTACTAACCTcataggctttgttgttgttatgtatctcaatagggcgggcctgtttgagcttcatgccagtggggtcaatcttagtgaacccactgggtgtagtccccgagaccgctgtcgactgcttgcgtcggcaggggtctgaagaactttgaatttttattgttgtccttgttgaatttgtctgatcgtctcttggcgctgacttgtagaagacttgcgagatgggatcagcgtacgagactctgagggctgaaaaggttcagtttgctgcggaactggatgcagcaatgcttgccttggctggtctgaaggATGTTCTagctgaacgagaaaagtccttggaggagtcccgtgaggcaaacaaggcattggcggctgaagtggagaaaatggggaaacaaaggaccgagctgatgggacagatgcaggtgttgaacaggcggtgcatagcacaggagaattacgtcagtgactcggcaaggaagatgatatcgcttctcggtggtaagttctgtttttctgagtgcttgtggactgtgtatttcattctgtgcttactgtttgctcgtcctgtctttgcagagttttgcatggacgctgaggctgaagtagctgacgttgagcggtcgattcttccgaacgttccactcggcgaggacgccaatcgagatatgctccgagggcacattcgcctgggcaaagtgggacctttcatcggtcgactgagagaggtcgtcggccgaatcaacaaggagctttggcctgaagacgagtctcggcaagagatggaaggcttgatgactcggctggaggaggtcccgaaccgagtgcaggcgtggaacaagtctgcggctcgctgtggtgcggacgtcgctctgtcgctggtccgagtgcactgtaaggaggctcgcgaagagaagctgaaggcgttgcaagtcgccaacaccaaaaagcttcgattcgaagatttcatggagaccttccttaagAGCGCCACTGGCAtcacagacgggatcgacctcgacacaatcatagagcctgccagtccgagtgccagtcctgacgacgttaaagaaaacttttaccttgttatgccgagtgttagttgtatgaaacttgggccactgctgttggccgtcacattcatggttcggtgtggataagcttgatctacaccgaacaaactatctttaggcgaactttgaatttgaatcgaatcttttgctcttcttttgccaaagagttgttgacacgattttggctcgtggtttttgtttggcgtttcttggtgaagccaatggcaaacatgcggagcatgtaattgtcagttgtcttgacatctgcatgagcctcactgagggtctgctgagtctccgagtggatctgtaggatacactcgaaggcaattgtgtacttaggcgattcgtgatcgcggctaagtcttcgagtgcgactttaaggtcgtactcggagcgagttgttactcatgtgattgttagttgtcttgacatctacatgagcctcaatgaggttctgttactcatgtaattatcagttgtcttgacatcagcAGGAGCCtcgctgagggtctgctgagtctccgagtggatctgtaggatacactcgaaggcaattgtgtacttaggcgattcatgatcgcggctaagtcttcgagtgcgactgtaaggtcatactcggagcgagttgttactcatgtgattgttagttgtcttgacatctacatgagcctcaatgaggttctgctactcatgtaattgtcagttgtcttgacatctgcatgagcctcactga encodes:
- the LOC123408081 gene encoding small polypeptide DEVIL 17-like, with translation MFVFSFAIASMELAASASVSVCSAYHHLSTPAEANDDSTRSEPQLRRRRKQAGGNGFGGLRSRCHAVLKQQRTRLYILRRCVSMLLCWNEHDMSD